The segment TTCTTGATGTAGTCCGCGTGCCCAGGACAATCCACGTGGGAATAGTGCCGCTTCGCCGTCTCGTACTCCACGTGCGCCGTGTTGATGGTAATCCCCCGCGCACGCTCCTCCGGCGCCTTATCAATCTCCCCGTAGTCCTTAACCTCCACATTCGGGTTCTCCGCCGCCGCCACAAACGTCAACGCCGCCGTCAGCGTCGTCTTCCCGTGGTCCACGTGCCCAATCGTCCCCACGTTCACGTGAGGCTTCGTACGGATAAACTCGCCCTTGGCCATCTTCGCTCTCCTTTCCGTATGCGGGGCAGGCCCGAAGGCCCACCCCTAGGGATTTCTACTGACCCTTAATGAGCTTCTCCTGCACCTGCTTGGGAACTTCCTGGTAGTGGTCGAAGAACATGACGAAGGAGCCCCGGCCCTGCGTCTTGGAGCGCAGGTCGGTGGCGTAGCCGAACATCTCCGCCAGGGGCACGTAGGCCCGGATCACCTGGGCGTTCCCCCTGGGCTCCATGCCCAGGATCTGGCCCCGACGGGAGTTCAGGTCGCCGATCACGTCGCCCATGTACTCCTCGGGGGTGGTGACCTCCACCCGCATGATGGGCTCGAGGATCACCGGCTCCCCCTTCTGCACCGCCTCCTTGATGGCCATGGAGCCCGCGATCTTGAAGGCCATCTCCGAGGAGTCCACCTCGTGGTAGGAGCCGTCGTAAAGGGTCACCTTCACGTCCACCACGGGGAAGCCGATGAGGGGACCGGACTGCATGGCCTCCTCGATGCCCTTCTGCACCGCGGGGATGTACTCCTTGGGGATCACGCCGCCCACGATGGCGTTGACGAACTCAAAGCCCGACCCCCGGGGCAGGGGCTCGGCCTTGATCTTGACGTGGCCGTACTGGCCACGGCCACCGGTCTGGCGGATGAACTTGCCCTCCACGTCCACCGGGCGGGTGATGGTTTCGCGGTAGGCCACCTGGGGCTTGCCCACATTGGCGTCCACCTTGAACTCCCGCTTCAGGCGGTCCACGATGATCTCCAGGTGGAGCTCCCCCATCCCGGAGATGATGGTCTGGCCGGTCTCGGGGTGGGTGGAGACGCGGAAGGTGGGGTCCTCCTCCGCCAGGCGCGAGAGGGCCTGGGAGAGCTTGTCCTGGTCCGCTTTGGTCCTGGGCTCGATGGCCACGTCGATGACGGGCTCGGGGACCTCAATGGACTCCAGGACGATGCGCGGGGCATCCTCGCCCACCAGGGTGTCCCCGGTGATGGTTTCCTTGAGACCCACGATGGCCCCTAAGTCCCCGGCCTTGAGCTCCTCCACCTCCTCGCGGTGGTTGGCGTGCATGCGGAGGAGGCGGGCCACCCGCTCCTTCCGGCCCTTGGTGGTGTTGTACACGTAAGAGCCGGAGGTGAGGGTGCCGGAGTAAACGCGGATGAAGGTGAGGCGGCCCACGTAGGGGTCGGCCATGATCTTGAAGGCCAGGGCCGCCAGGGGGCCGTTGGAGTCGGGGTGGATCTCCACCACCTCCCCCTCGGGCGTGGTGCCCTTGATGGGGGGAATGTCCAAGGGAGAGGGCAGGTAATCCACCACCGCATCCAGGAGAAGCTGGACCCCTTTGTTCTTCAAGGCGGACCCCAGGAACACGGGGGTGATCTGGATGTCTATGGTACCCTTGCGGATGGCCGCCACCAGCTCCTCCTCGGTGGGCTCCTCGCCCTCCAGGTACTTGAGCATCACGTTCTCATCGAAGTCCGCGGCCACCTCGATGAGCTTCTCGTGGTACTCCCGGGCCTGGGGCAGGTACTCCTCAGGGATGGGGACCTCGCGGATGTCGGTACCCAGGTCGTTGCCGTAGGTGTAGGCCTTCATCCTTAAGACGTCGATGATCCCCGAGAAGGTGTCCTCCCGGCCGATGGGGAGCTGCATGACCACGGGCCTCGCCCCCAGGCGCTCCTGCATGGTGCGGATGACGAGCCCCAGGTCGGCCCCCGTTTTGTCCATCTTGTTGGCGAAGGCGATGCGGGGCACCCGGTACTTCTCCGCCTGGCGCCAGACGGTCTCCGACTGGGGCTCCACCCCCTGGCTGGAGTCGAAGACCACGATGGCCCCGTCCAGAACCCGCATGGAGCGCTCCACCTCGATGGTGAAGTCCACGTGGCCGGGAGTGTCGATGATGTTGATGCGGTGGTCCTTCCAGAAGCAGGTGGTCACGGCGGCGGTGATGGTGATGCCCCGCTCCCTTTCCTGCTCCATGAAGTCCATGGTGGCCGCGCCCTCGTGTACCTCCCCGATCTTGTGGATCTTGCCGGTGTAGTAAAGGATGCGCTCGGTGGTGGTGGTCTTACCGGCATCGATATGGGCGGCGATGCCGATGTTGCGGAGCCGCTTTAGGTCGTACTCTACCTTGACCGCCATGGCTTACCACCGGTAGTGGGCGTAGGCGCGGTTGGCCTCGGCCATGCGCTCCACGTCCTCCTTCTTCTTGACCGCTCCGCCCTTGCCCTCGGCCGCATCCATAAGTTCATGGGCGATGCGCACGGCAGCCCCCCGCTCGGAACGGGCGTTGGCCGCCTGTACCAGCCAGCGCAGGGCCAAAGACTGCTGCCTCCTGGGGGAGACCTCCATGGGCACCTGGTAGTTGGCCCCACCCACGCGGCGGGAACGCACCTCCATCCGGGGCTTCACGTTCTCCACCGCCTGCTTAAAGACCTTCAACGGCTCCTGCCCGGTCTTCTCCTGGATGATGCGGCAGGCATCGTAGAAGATGCGGGCGGCCAAGTTCTTCTTGCCCTCCCGCATGATCTTGTTGATGAAGGCCGACACCACCACATCCCCGTAGACCAGGTCGGGCTGGAGTTGGCGTACCTCTGCTCTTCTTCTCCGTGCCATAGTTCACCTACTTCTTCTTGGCCGGAGCCGCGCCCTTGGTCTCCTTGGGCTTCTTGGTTCCGTACTTGGAGCGGCTCTTCTTGCGATCCTTCACGCCCTGGGTGTCGTAGACCCCGCGCACGATGTGGTAGCGCACACCCGGCAGGTCCTTCACACGGCCACCCCGGATGAGGACCACGGAGTGCTCCTGCAGGTTGTGCCCCTCGCCGGGAATGTAGGCGGTCACCTCGTACCCGGAGGTCAGGCGCACCTTGGCCACCTTACGCAAGGCGGAGTTGGGCTTCTTGGGGGTTACAGTGCGCACCACGGTGCACACCCCCCGGCGGAAGGGCGAGCCCTTCAAGGCCGGAACCTTGCTCTTCTTCTGGACCTTTTCGCGGCCCTTTCTGACCAGCTGGTTGATCGTCGGCAGTGCCACCACTCCCTTCTTCTTGGACTTGCCCCCGTGTTCTCAAGATCCACCCGGGGGAAGCGCCTTCCCCCGACGTTCGCCCACACAGGGCAGCACCCTCAGGACCAGGGGGCTGGCCCTGAGGGCCCTCAACTTGACTAGTGTACAGGGCAAGAGGCATTTTGGCAAGCGAGGCAAAGGAAAACCCCGCCAGCCGGCGGGGCTTAAAGGGATGGGCTTGGCCTGGAGCCGGTGGCCGGATTCGAACCGGCGGCCTACCGCTTACGAGGCGGTTGCTCTACCGCTGAGCTACACCGGCCCGCCCTAAAGAGTCTAGGGCAGGAGGCGCTTTTTGGCAACTACCTGAGCACCACCCCAGGCTGGACCCTTAGGGCGCGGAAGAGGGGCAAAAGGGCGGAAAGAAAGGTGGCGGCTAGGCTTGCGCCGCTCACCAGAAGGAAGTCGGAAAGGCGCATCTCCACGGGCAGGTGGGTGAGGAAGTAAAGCTCCCCGGGGAGGTCCACCGGGCGGAGGGAAAGGTAGAGGCAAAGAAGGTACCCCAAAAGATTGCCCAGAAGAACCCCCCCGATCCCCAGAAAAACCCCTTCCAGGGCGAAGACCATCCCCACGGTGAGCCTCGAGGCCCCCATGGCCCGAAGGAGGGCGATCTCCGGGGTCTTCTCCACCACCTTGAGCACCAGAAGGTTGGCCACCCCCAGGGCGGCCACCGCCACGATCAGGAAGATCAGGATGCCCAGGACCCGCTTCTGCAAGGCGAGCTGCTCCAGGAGGATGCGCTGGGTGTCCTGCCAGGCCTGGGGGAAAAAGCGGGTGCCGGCGAGGGCTACCCCTATCTCCTTGGCCCGCCAGGGGTCCTTAAGGCGCACTTGGTACCCCTGGGCCCTTATTCCGGAAAGCCTCTCCACCGTTTTCAGGTCCACGAAGGCGTAGGCGGAATCCAGAAGGTAGTTTCCCGTGCGAAACGCCCCCAAGACCCTTAGCTCCACCCGCTCCTGGGTGGCGGACATGGCGTAAAGCCTGTCCCCCACGAAGGCTCCCAGGGATTGTTGCAGGGCCGAGCCCAGGTAGATGCCCCCGGGTTCCAGCCTCAGCCCCAGACCGGGGTAAAGGGCCTCCCCTCCCTCATCCAGGCCCACCAGGGTGGCGAAGTCCACGCCCGGGCCCCTGGCCCCCTCCGCTGGACGGGTTAGAAGCGCCTTGGTGGCGGCGAAGGGAGCGTAGGCTTCCACCTCCGGGTGTTCCCCTCTGGGAAAGGGCGGAAGCTCTTCGCTCAGGTTGAAGAGGACCAGGTGGGGGTAGGCCTTCAAGGTGGCCCGCACCAAGCCGCTGACAAAGCCATTGGTGAGGGATAAAGCGGTGAGGAGAACCGCCACCCCCACCCCTACCCCTAAAAGGGCTAGGCCCGTCTGCAGGGGTCTACGCCGCAGGTGGGCCAAGGCCAGGAAGAAGGCGAAGCGCACGTTCTAAGGATAAGGAAACTCTTGGCCTTTAGCGCCTGGGGTACTCCACCACCTCGAGGCTCACCACCCTGCGGCCAAAGCGCAGGGCTGTGGCCCGGTCGGGAAGCCAGACGTCCACCTTCTCCCGCATCCTGGGGTGCATCACATCGGCCACAACGAAGATGCGGTCCCGGAAAAGGTAGTCAAACTGCCCGCGGCCCCGGCCGTACACGGAACCCAAATCCTTAAGGCGCACCTTGGTGCCGTAGGGCAGAACCTTGAGGAGGTCCGGGCTCACCGCCAAAACCCCCAGGCGGGTGCGCATGCCGGTGGCGGTGATGAAGGGGGTGGAGTCGGTCTCCCGCACGCTGGAGGTGTAGGCGGTGGCCTCGAGGACCATGGTCTTTCGGCCCGCCATCTGGGCCCAGGCCCCGGCAACGGCCAGGGCGGAAAGGAGCACAATCAGCAAACCCCGCATAGCGCCCTTGAGTATGCGGGTCAAACCTGGAGGTTTCTGAGAACTATGAAGGGGGAGCCTCATCCAGGCCGCCCCTAATAAAAATGGAATATTTACAGTAACTCAGCAACCTCGCAGGAAAGGGACAGGTTTCAGATGCTCTTCATTAGAAATTCATTAATCCCCTTTACCCCACACTAATCCCCATCTCAAAACTTGCACTTATCCACCCCCCGCATACCCATGCGCCAGGGGACCACTTGAAAAGGGCCGCCGGGTTCCCTTCGGATGAAGGGTGCCATGACCCAAACGGCCCATTCTCTACTCTGGACCCTCCTGGCCCTCCTGCCAACCCCCCACCTCCGCGAATCCCTCAAAGCGCTTCTTCTCCTCCTTCTCACCGGCCACGGCAAGGCCAGGCCCCAGCACAGCAAGACCAAGTCCCCTTCCGCCCTCTCCCGCTTCCTCAACCGCTATCCCTGGCCCACCCGCGCCCTCATCCGCCTGGCTCGCAAGAAGGCCCAGGAAACCCTCCACCGGGCCAGGCCCAGGCGGGGGCCCAAGCCCAGGCTCCTGGTGGTCCTGGACCTGGTCACCCTGGAGAAGCGGGGCCTCTTCCCCGCCTTGCCCCTCTCCTTTTTCCACGGCAAGTGGGGGCTCCACCTGGTGGTGCTCTATCTGGTGCTGGGAGAGCTGCGCATCCCCTGGGCCTACCGGGTGTGGCGGGGGAAGGGGGAGAAGGCCCTTTCCCTCCTTGCCCTGCGTCTTCTGGCCTCCCTGCCCCCCTGGATGCGCAAGTCCTTCCACCTTCGGGTGGTGGCCGATGCTGCCTTCGGCACCGCCCGGTTTCTTGTGGGGGTGCGGGGGTTGGGTCTGGAAGCGGTGGTGGGGATGCGGCGGGACCGAAAGACGCGGGAGGGGCTTCCCCTCTTTGGGCTCAGACGGCAGGGGAGTCGGGTGCATCTGCGGGGACTTCCCTTTCCCGTGTGGGTGAGCTGGTACCGCTATCCCTTACCCGGGGGAGGGTGGGAGTGGCGGTACGTGGTGGCCACCTTTCCTGCGGGGCCACGGACTGTGCTGGTGTGGGGGCGGCGGCGGTTTACCATTGAGCACTTCTTCCGCACGGTAAAGAGCGAGTTTTCCCTGGGGCGTTTTGGGCAGCGGACGGCCTTGGGGGTGCATCGGTTTCTGGTGCTGTCCTTCCTGGCTTACCTGCTGGCCCACTGGGTGAGGCTAGCTCCAGACGGGAGAGGTCTTTCTTGGCGGGAGGCTGGGTGGGCAGCGGCGCGCCTGCTGCTGCCGGAGGTGGTCTTGCGGGTCCTCATGGCCGAGCTGGGAGCTTTGGGTCTTTGGCCCCCGCCTGCGGGGGGAAGGGGGTGTTCATGCAGGGTATTCGGGAGGTGCAAGTTTTGAGCCATCAAAGAAGCCTAGGGGCACGGGGTGGAGGAGATGGCTAACCCATACCGACCGCTATTCCCCTCGTTAAACCCAGCCCGGGCCAAGCCCCTATCCCGCACCACCAGAAGGGTGGCGGGGGAGATGGGGGCGCAGTTCATCACCGGGTCCAGGACCAAGGGGCTAGGGTCTTGAGGCGAGGGGTAGAGGAGCGCCACCAGGTCCAGGGGTCCAGAATAGGTGAACCTCAGGTACCCTGAGGCAGAAGAAACGTCATACCGGTCAAACTCCCCCACAAACTCTATGGCCCCCTGCACGGTGCCGGAGGTGAAGGCCCCCCCATTCCCCGCCGGATTGGGGATAAAGGGATTGGCGTAAAGGGTTACCCGATCCTGGCTTAAGGCATAGTTTTCCACCCGAAGGTAGAACCCACATTCCGCACCCCTCTCACTCCAGGAGGTAATATCGCTCCACCCCCAAGAGGCGCACCACCCGCTCGTGATGGGGCTTGAGGTTTAGCACCGCCACCCGTCCTTCCAGGACCACCAGACGCAACCAAAAAAAGAGCTGGAACACCCACCGCAAGGTGGGCCTCGCCGTGGACTTCCCCTTCTGGTCCGGCACCCCCTCCCCCTCCTCCTCAAGCCTCCGCCGCAGCTCCCACTCCCCCAAGGCGTACACCAGCAGCGCCAGGGCCATCACCATCCCCAAAGCCATCACCCGCTCCGGCCGCTTCAAAAAGGTGCTCCCCGTGAAGAACATGGGGTCTTTTAGAAAGCGGAACCCCCGCTCCACCGTGCGCGTCTGCCCCTTGTACCGCTCAAGCACCTCCCCCAAAGGGAGCCTCTCCCGCTCCAGCACGTTGGTGGCCAGGAGAAACCTCCCCAGCCCCCGCTTCGCCTTCGCCACCTTCCCCTCGTCCCGCTCCACCCGCGCCCAAAGGCGGT is part of the Thermus caldilimi genome and harbors:
- a CDS encoding ABC transporter permease; the encoded protein is MRFAFFLALAHLRRRPLQTGLALLGVGVGVAVLLTALSLTNGFVSGLVRATLKAYPHLVLFNLSEELPPFPRGEHPEVEAYAPFAATKALLTRPAEGARGPGVDFATLVGLDEGGEALYPGLGLRLEPGGIYLGSALQQSLGAFVGDRLYAMSATQERVELRVLGAFRTGNYLLDSAYAFVDLKTVERLSGIRAQGYQVRLKDPWRAKEIGVALAGTRFFPQAWQDTQRILLEQLALQKRVLGILIFLIVAVAALGVANLLVLKVVEKTPEIALLRAMGASRLTVGMVFALEGVFLGIGGVLLGNLLGYLLCLYLSLRPVDLPGELYFLTHLPVEMRLSDFLLVSGASLAATFLSALLPLFRALRVQPGVVLR
- the rpsL gene encoding 30S ribosomal protein S12 — encoded protein: MVALPTINQLVRKGREKVQKKSKVPALKGSPFRRGVCTVVRTVTPKKPNSALRKVAKVRLTSGYEVTAYIPGEGHNLQEHSVVLIRGGRVKDLPGVRYHIVRGVYDTQGVKDRKKSRSKYGTKKPKETKGAAPAKKK
- a CDS encoding transposase; the encoded protein is MKGAMTQTAHSLLWTLLALLPTPHLRESLKALLLLLLTGHGKARPQHSKTKSPSALSRFLNRYPWPTRALIRLARKKAQETLHRARPRRGPKPRLLVVLDLVTLEKRGLFPALPLSFFHGKWGLHLVVLYLVLGELRIPWAYRVWRGKGEKALSLLALRLLASLPPWMRKSFHLRVVADAAFGTARFLVGVRGLGLEAVVGMRRDRKTREGLPLFGLRRQGSRVHLRGLPFPVWVSWYRYPLPGGGWEWRYVVATFPAGPRTVLVWGRRRFTIEHFFRTVKSEFSLGRFGQRTALGVHRFLVLSFLAYLLAHWVRLAPDGRGLSWREAGWAAARLLLPEVVLRVLMAELGALGLWPPPAGGRGCSCRVFGRCKF
- the rpsG gene encoding 30S ribosomal protein S7; translation: MARRRRAEVRQLQPDLVYGDVVVSAFINKIMREGKKNLAARIFYDACRIIQEKTGQEPLKVFKQAVENVKPRMEVRSRRVGGANYQVPMEVSPRRQQSLALRWLVQAANARSERGAAVRIAHELMDAAEGKGGAVKKKEDVERMAEANRAYAHYRW
- a CDS encoding 3D domain-containing protein — its product is MRGLLIVLLSALAVAGAWAQMAGRKTMVLEATAYTSSVRETDSTPFITATGMRTRLGVLAVSPDLLKVLPYGTKVRLKDLGSVYGRGRGQFDYLFRDRIFVVADVMHPRMREKVDVWLPDRATALRFGRRVVSLEVVEYPRR
- the fusA gene encoding elongation factor G; this encodes MAVKVEYDLKRLRNIGIAAHIDAGKTTTTERILYYTGKIHKIGEVHEGAATMDFMEQERERGITITAAVTTCFWKDHRINIIDTPGHVDFTIEVERSMRVLDGAIVVFDSSQGVEPQSETVWRQAEKYRVPRIAFANKMDKTGADLGLVIRTMQERLGARPVVMQLPIGREDTFSGIIDVLRMKAYTYGNDLGTDIREVPIPEEYLPQAREYHEKLIEVAADFDENVMLKYLEGEEPTEEELVAAIRKGTIDIQITPVFLGSALKNKGVQLLLDAVVDYLPSPLDIPPIKGTTPEGEVVEIHPDSNGPLAALAFKIMADPYVGRLTFIRVYSGTLTSGSYVYNTTKGRKERVARLLRMHANHREEVEELKAGDLGAIVGLKETITGDTLVGEDAPRIVLESIEVPEPVIDVAIEPRTKADQDKLSQALSRLAEEDPTFRVSTHPETGQTIISGMGELHLEIIVDRLKREFKVDANVGKPQVAYRETITRPVDVEGKFIRQTGGRGQYGHVKIKAEPLPRGSGFEFVNAIVGGVIPKEYIPAVQKGIEEAMQSGPLIGFPVVDVKVTLYDGSYHEVDSSEMAFKIAGSMAIKEAVQKGEPVILEPIMRVEVTTPEEYMGDVIGDLNSRRGQILGMEPRGNAQVIRAYVPLAEMFGYATDLRSKTQGRGSFVMFFDHYQEVPKQVQEKLIKGQ